A part of Ursus arctos isolate Adak ecotype North America chromosome X, UrsArc2.0, whole genome shotgun sequence genomic DNA contains:
- the TSC22D3 gene encoding TSC22 domain family protein 3 isoform X3, which yields MNAEMYQTPMEVAVYQLHNFNISFFSSLLGGDVVSVKLDNSASGASVVAIDNKIEQAMDLVKNHLMYAVREEVEILKEQIRELVEKNSQLERENTLLKTLASPEQLEKFQSRLSPEEPVPETPQAPEAPGGSAV from the exons ATGAACGCCGAAATGTATCAGACCCCCATGGAGGTGGCGGTCTATCAGCTGCACAATTTCAAcatctccttcttctcttccctgcttGGAGGGGATGTGGTTTCCGTTAAGCTGGATAACAG TGCCTCTGGAGCCAGCGTGGTGGCCATAGACAACAAGATCGAGCAGGCCATG GATCTGGTGAAGAATCATCTGATGTACGCagtcagagaggaggtggagatCCTGAAGGAGCAGATCCGGGAGCTGGTGGAGAAGAACTCCCAGCTGGAGCGCGAGAACACCCTCTTGAAGACCCTGGCGAGCCCAGAGCAGCTGGAGAAGTTCCAGTCCCGTCTGAGCCCCGAGGAGCCGGTTCCCGAAACCCCGCAAGCGCCCGAGGCCCCTGGTGGTTCTGCAGTGTAA